The following coding sequences lie in one Glycine max cultivar Williams 82 chromosome 19, Glycine_max_v4.0, whole genome shotgun sequence genomic window:
- the LOC100788092 gene encoding GDSL esterase/lipase At5g03610, producing MMNSHKQLFPLFSLFLVLYLLGQRVVLQAEASPQHGPTKLFVFGDSYADTGNIQRTVSNSWKDPYGITFPGKPAGRFSDGRVLTDYIAKYLKVKSPIPYRLRKLMPQHLKYGMNFAFGGTGVFNTFVPLPNMTTQIDFLEQLIKDKVYTTLDLTNSVALVSVAGNDYGRYMLTNGSQGLPSFVASVVNQTRSNLIRIKGLGVKKIVVGALQPLGCLPQETATSSFQRCNATSNALVLLHNSLLNQAVTKLNQLETTKDRYSTFVILNLFDSFMSVLNHPSTHNIRNKLTPCCVGVSSGYSCGSVDKNNVKKYRVCDDPKSAFFWDLVHPTQAGWHAVYNKLRTMNALQHILY from the exons ATGATGAACTCGCACAAACAACTCTTCCCCCTCTTCTCACTTTTCTTAGTTCTCTACCTCTTAG GACAAAGGGTAGTGCTGCAAGCTGAAGCAAGTCCTCAACATGGTCCAACAAAATTGTTCGTTTTCGGAGACTCGTATGCTGACACAGGAAACATTCAGAGAACTGTCTCAAATTCATGGAAGGACCCTTATGGCATCACCTTTCCCGGCAAGCCCGCCGGTCGTTTCTCCGACGGAAGAGTCCTAACCGATTACATCG CTAAGTATTTGAAAGTGAAATCACCAATCCCCTACAGATTGAGGAAACTGATGCCACAACATCTGAAATATGGGATGAACTTTGCGTTTGGGGGCACTGGTGTCTTTAACACTTTCGTTCCACTCCCAAACATGACAACACAGATTGATTTCTTGGAGCAACTCATCAAAGACAAAGTGTACACTACCTTAGATCTCACCAACTCGGTGGCCCTTGTCTCTGTCGCTGGAAATGACTACGGTCGTTACATGCTAACAAATGGCTCCCAG gGTTTACCATCTTTCGTGGCCTCAGTTGTTAATCAAACAAGAAGCAATCTTATTCGCATCAAAGGGTTGGGGGTGAAGAAAATAGTGGTGGGTGCTCTACAACCCCTTGGATGCCTTCCCCAGGAGACAGCCACAAGCTCGTTCCAACGTTGCAACGCCACCTCCAACGCCCTCGTGCTTCTCCACAACAGCCTCCTGAACCAAGCAGTGACCAAGTTGAACCAATTAGAGACCACCAAGGACCGTTATTCCACCTTCGTAATCCTCAACCTTTTCGACAGCTTCATGTCGGTGTTGAACCACCCTTCCACCCACAACATTCGGAACAAGTTGACGCCGTGCTGCGTTGGCGTAAGCAGTGGGTACTCGTGTGGGAGCGTGGACAAGAACAATGTGAAGAAATATAGGGTTTGTGATGACCCCAAATCTGCTTTCTTTTGGGATCTTGTGCACCCTACGCAGGCTGGATGGCATGCAGTGTATAACAAGTTGCGAACCATGAACGCTCTTCAACACATTCTTTACTAG